The DNA segment AAGAGGACTTAGCtgcgcggctggttactacacagaaataacgttcaagttgccctaatccagatgacgacacgtgtagggttggatgctaccaattactccaacctagatgatgacacgtgtagggttgggtgcaatagagaaatgacgctcaagttgtcctagctcagatgatgacacgtgtagggctgggcgctacctgctatcctaGCCCGGATgacgacacgtgcagggctggatgcgagccacgcgtccaaaagcataacggcctggagagagaagaaacctagctataaaggtaaacttaacagaatttgcagaggtacgtttttcattacggctcattctgctagggttgtgtgcctttagtacagtcctacagagcatattttctctcagtttttgggtgttcttgtcactgacttgagcgtcggagcgccaccggccgcagaggcgccaccttgtgtttttcaggttctcagagaggctatctgtggtgtgtacttggagggcacgtggtgtcaagctggtgaggaagatcgtgacgaggcaacactcttgcgctaggtcaatCGGCAGGATcataactcataagcattgtcattaatcctctttaggacttggaaaggtccatctccacgaggcattagtttggacttcctttgagtaggaaaacgatccttcctcaagtgaagccaaacccaatcaccctcctcaaacaacaatgcttttctccttttattggcaagttcaacatactcgccaaccttcttctcaattctcttcttgatgtctttatgcaaagttttcacaaaagaagccttttcatccccatctttgcacaagacatctccatgaatgggaataggaagaagatcaagaggtgttaagggattaaacccatagacaacctcaaaaggagaatgtgatgtggtagaatttactacacggttatatgcaaactcaacatggggtagtaaattctcccacactctaggagtCCCCGAAatgaaacatctcaatagttgccccaaagttctattcaccaccacGGTtggaccatcagtttgtgggtggcaagtggtagaaaataaaagtttagttccaagcttgccccacaaggtcttccaaaagtgacttaagaacttgggatctctatcggacactgttccggccggttgacctgggtacgtctttgtgcgcaaccttgcccgtcagctagggacaacTTCCCTCTGGCAATATGTGgatacctgcaaagaaggacaaatgggcgccctagcggccgtttgcactccgacgccagagtcagctagcaagaaacaccaaaactctgcacctccgtatcggagcaccgtgaatggtactctgaaggtggtaaaggaactgtgtattgtgtatattttctccttctggcaaacaacctttctccagtcccttgtccgtagcctcaagactcgagcaagcaactagagcgtattctgggaaaatttgccaaaagttccaaccccgtttaaacgcctctagcatttaaagcgtcttaaagcgcatttaaggttaTGAAATGTTCAGCGCCTTTAAAACGTTTAAACCGCCTGAAGCATTTAATGTACCTtaaaacgctcgaaacgtaaactttaattacctttaaatagctttaattaccttatacctGACAAATGGATGTTGCTGTTCTGACTTGACTGTTATTACATGTGGAGGAcctcacagcaccgtgacccAACTTGGGGGTATTCTccttccttggagtgcatctggcgcaaggggtaactttttgggtgccaactcatgccccgaAACCTCTAGTGACTCGCTTTgagagtgtatctaccttcctctcgtaccctgcacctggttacccttgggcgtgaccctctcatgagtcgtatctatcccaagggcctctctgggtgacatgggcacttcgcgagtcagattgctctccactggcactagtactatggccttgaagccaccctTATCTTCACTTATCATTGTTTCTGCACTTGGCGGGCCCGAAGCCTccatggcgtcactccctccatggtctttcctacccacgGGTATCGGGGAGCGACACTACCGGTGGCTTGTTTGGCGACGCTGTATCTTGGCGGCACCTtgtctaggcgacgccttatatCGGCGACGCCCTtctttggcgacgccttgtcctggcgacgccttgtgtaaTTATTCTGTTGACTTCCTTGTTGACTTGCTTTCTTTGACCCCTTCGCATGGCCACACCACATGTTGACCTTGGCCCCGacgctgactttgactttggtcaacgcccgggggcgggacggtacacaagccccccagtcttgagctgattacttgttttcagcgaaaagactaaggctttGCCCTCATCGTACACGTGGCACCCTAGTGACGTGTCACTCTTTAGTCAGCTGAGGTGACATCCTTCGTACCGCTGATGTGACACTCTTCGTACTGCTGATGTGACCTTCTCTGTATTGAAGATGTAACATTCTCTGAGCGGGAAAAATGACGCTTTGAGTTACACTCTCaatctcttgacacgtggcCTAATCACACGGTCACGGTTTGGCGCCTCTTGCGCTTCAAGTTGATACTTAATCCctcgacacgtggctcaatcgcacggtcccaaattagcgcctcttgggttcgAAGTGTAACGTTTAAGACTTTGAAATCCCGCGCCTCAAACACTGTTCTTTTCACTCTTTCGATACTTACTTGTAAATTTGACAATTTATTTTGCTGATTTGACTGCTCCCTTAGCTTCTGTTTTTGCGTATCTGTTTTCTGCCTGCTTTCATGCCTGCTTTTCTCGTTCTATCGTATAATTTTGCTTGCTTTGTCACATTGAGTGCGTTATCTCTGACGCCTTTCTTCATCGCGTTAGCCCTTAACTTTTGAGTAACATGTGACCCTCTCTCGCGGCGCTTCGCTTGGCCTTCGTATCCGCGAGGAGTCTCCCTCGTGAAGGCGCTGATTTTGGCGATTCGTGCCTTTATATTTCTCCTTTTCTTCTCTGGCCTCAACATCGCTCCAAGGCATGGAGgacccttttttttttttttgacccTGTTCTCGCCTATTCTCGCTCGCAGCGAGTTGGTCTTTTTGATCTcttctcgcctgaactcactctaaggtgagaaggactttctctggtgcctcgacttgcccaggggttacctggatgcactgaggactttctaATCTCATCTCGTACCgcggctagctgttcatacttgaggagggggcgtcccgagggaatcccttaacccctgctcaaggactaggtgTCCGGTTTGTACCTTTCTTGCCAGAACTcactcgagggcgaggaggacttatctctggtaccggggctggctattcatacttgaggagggggcatcccggaggaatcccttaacccctgcttaAGGACCAGGCGCCCAGGTTTTaactggtaccggggctagctattcatacttgaggagggggagTCCCagaggaatcccttaacccctgctcaaggactaggctcccggattttaactgttatctggaCATACCTTTGTTTCGATCTTCGAGTATGCGCTCACGAATCTTGCTCTAATTTGACTCCTGCTTTTTTATCCGGCGACGCCTAcatctggcgacgccttctcccGTGTCGACGCCTTATCTCGGCGacgcttgcacttggcgtcgtCTCTTCCTGGCGACGCtccctcttggcgacgcctcacccaACGGTTGCACTTGGCgtcgcctcatcttggcgacgccttctcctggcgacgcctacactaGGCGTTGCTTTTGAATCATTGTCTTTGTTTCTTAACCTTTGATCTTACTCTGAGAGAGAGGAAAAAAATGAAACCGAGCTTTCTtgaacttttctttttctttctttttactttgggtgacctcattaaaaaacccccgagagggaaaaagagtgtcccctttacaactGTGTATTTCAACTTAATTGAAGTAGAATTTTAAATTGGCCGCATTCCAACTACGTGGAATGGggcctccttccaaagtctctaggttgtatgaaccattccccttggcatcggtaactctgaagggtccggtccatttcggagacaacttgttctctagctcatatgggtgagccttcctcatgactaagTTACCAACTTGAAATTGCcgcggcttcaccttagagctatacTGTCCCTCCACTcttgcttcttccctggcttcgtccagcAAGTCCAGATTCActcgcctctcttcattggattcttcggccacaaaattctggtaatgtggcgagctttcgtggatctccactgggatcatcgcatctGACCCATATACTAGCCTGAAAGgggtctccatggtggaagattggggtatggtatggtacgcccacacaatccttggcacctcttctgcccacgcccctttaccTTTCTCCAATCTTCTCTTCagccctctcagcaaaactctattcgctgactcGACTTGTccatttgtctgggggtgttccactaacgcgaacacctgcttgatgcccACCTCTGCACACAGGTTTCTCAGCTGTTGGCTcgcaaactgggtgccattgtcggacaCCAGCCGCCTAGGCACACCGAaacgacatacaatgttcttccaaacaaaatgttgcaccttgtgcgcggttatctgggccacgggctccgcctctatccacttggtgaagtactcaatggcgacgatcaggtacttcatctgtcttatcgccagtgggaacgggcctaggatgtcgatcccccaagtATGGAAGGGCCATGGATTATATATGGATCTCAACTCCTCtagcggcgccttgtgccaatcagcatgcatttgacactgcttgcaacgctgggcgtatcgCACGCAAtcttctttcactgttggccagtagaaaccggcgcgtattaccttggaggctaaggtccttcctcccacgtggctcccacaaataccttcgtggagttcagccattatcctggtgcattTGTCGCGGCTTACACATGTTAGAATGGGGTGCGCAAACCCGTGCCTGAATAAGATCCCATCTACCAGGGTGTATCTCGCAGCGTTTCTCTTGATCTTCTTACCTTCTTCTGGTTCTGCTAGGAGAACCCCGTCCGCTAAGTATCGCCTGTACGGCGTCATCCAAGTGTCTCCCTCAACCAAAGTACATACTTGCATGTGGTTTCCTTCTTCAGGCGCGTCCACATATGTGCCGATGCGAGGTGCCCTCATTTTGTCTTGAGTcaaagaacgatgactcctCGGTTTTCCTCTCACTCTACAAATATGGAGGACGTTATCCTCCACGAACTttcgcggagctttgagcgtctcttgaattactgtcctctgtctgccccccttgcctgagctggccagcatggcaagcaggtcagctctagCATTCtcctcccttgggacatgtactaACTCAAGAGCATTAAATGCTCCCTTTAGCAATTGGGCATACCTCAAGTACACCGCCATTTGTGGGTCCTTATCTAGGAATTCGCCCGAGACTTGCCCCGTGATCAGCTGTGAATCACTCTTTACTAAGAGGCTCTGCGcccccatctctttggccaagaGCATCCCTGCGATCAGTGCCTCGTACTCAGCTTGGTTGTTGCTCGATTTAAAAGCAAAACGCAAAGCTTGCTCGATGAGTACGCCATTAGGTCCTTCCAGGACTATTCCTGCTCCACTTCCTTGCTGATTGGAGGAGCCAtcgaccgagagcaaccactgtgaCCCTGACTCCATTTCTTGGTTGCCTCTGGAGGAGAGCTCTGCGACGAAGTCCGCATATATCTGCCCTTTAATAGATCCTCTGGGCTCGTATTgaatatcgaactccgacagctccaccgcccagcgaaccatccttccaaCAACATCAGGTTTTTGCAAcaccttctgtatggggaggttcgtcatcaccacaactgtaaaactgtgaaagtaGTGGCGAAGCCTCTTGGCGGAAAAAACCACCGCCAACGCTGCCTTTTCTAGAGACTGGTATCTGCTTTCTGGCCCCTGCAACGCCTTTctcacgaagtagatgggcctCTGTACTTGGTTTTGTTCTTGAACCAGCACAAAGCTGGTGGCCCACTCTGTCACCGCAAAGTATAATCGGAGCGGGACGCCTGCCACTGGTTTGCAAAGCactggtggcgtcgccaagtactccttcaattTGAGGAAAGCGGCTTCGCACTCATCCGTCCAAACAAACCTgctattcctcttgaggcacTAAAAGTATGGGTGCCCCTTATAGCCTCCAGCCGATATGAACCGTGATAAAgtcgccatccgccctgtcagctgctgcacttctttcactgaggttgggctcctcatggcgatgatggctgcgcacttgtctgggtttgcctcaattcctctttccgtgagcatgaagcctaaaAACTTCCCTGCCTCAACCCCAAAGACacatttctcagggttcagTTCGAGGCGATATTTCGAGATGGTGGCAAACAACTCTTCCAGGTCTGTTGTATGTTGCCTTCTATCGCGCGAAattaccaccatgtcatctacgtaggcttgcacgttccttcccaacatgggcgccaggaccttgtccattagcctctgatAGGTGGCGCCCGCATTCTTTAATCCAAACGGCATTACTTTGTAGCAGTAGCTGCACGTCTCGGTCATGAACGTTGTTTTAccctcatctctcgggtgcatcttgatctgattataccttGAAAAAGCGTCCAAGAAACTTAACATTCCGCAGCCTgaggcactatccaccagggcgtcgaTGCTGGATAATGGATATGAGTccttggggcatgccttgttcaggtccgtgaagtctacacacatcctccacttcccatttgcTTTTTTCACtaggacgacgttggccagccactcggggtattggatttcccgTATGTGTCCGGCGCTCAACAGCTTCTACGTCTCTTCCCTTATCACAAGCCACCTTTCTTCATttaactttctccttctttgtcgcacggggcggaccgtggcatcCATGCTAAGGTGGTGGCACAgaaaatcagggtcgatgcccggcatgtctaaggcggaccatgcaaaagcatctaAATGACGTGAAATCACCTCCGCCACCTCATCCTGTTCTTCTTGGCTCAACAAACGCCCCAGCTTGAACGCTTTGCCGCTAATCCGCCTCTCCACCGCGTTGGCCGCCGGCTGATCCCTGCTATCTTCCTTAAGGGGCATCACCCGGTAGTGCTTTCCAGGCGTCGTCTCTTCTACGGGCGATGTGTCGTCCTGCCTCTCCTCTGCGTGCGTGtctgcttcgggcgtcgccctcaCCGTTGGCGTCGCCTCGTTCAAGGGTTCTACCTCTACCTCCATCGCCGCGTCTGCACTTGGCGGACGCTCGAACACCATGAATACGCCCCTCTTCGTTTTCAGActgttctcataacatttcCGCACTtcttcctgatctgacttgatgacgaTCACTGTGCCGCTGagatccggcagcttcatcttcatgtggcgcgtggaggctactgcgttcagcctgttcaacgccggtctgcccaacaagatgttgtaggctgagttGGCGTTTACGACTAAGTACCTAATGTTTTCGGTACGTGAGGCCGCTCCATCCGAGAATGTCGTCCTCAATTCCAGATAGCCTCGTACTTCTACCTGGTTGTCaacgaacccatataagcaccctgtgtagggtctcaaaaggtcaggagacaaccgtaacttgttgaatgtcgaccagaacgtAACATCTGCGGAGCTTCCTTGgccgtgacaaccgaaatgaccacggggtcattgtcgagCGGCACGACATCCTATAGATCCGCCCTCGTGAACacaaggtctgactcccacgggttacctgagattctttcttcaattgaattgacccccctcgcatatttcttccattgggaggcagtgggtcctcccCCGGAAAAGCCACCAGAAATGGTGTGGACTTCGCCAAGGactggcatctcgtgcgcttgttCTTCCACTGGTGCTGGCAGGGTCGCGGTCGTGACGAGCTCTGCAAtgtaatccttcaaaaacccgtttctcaccaactcatctagctggtatcCCAGCGACAAATAGTTGTTGATGTGATGACCGAAAGCTtcatggaactcgcaccaagagtccttgcgaggccctaacaccttgtcggtcttcgccggtcgcctcaacctttcAGCTATATTGGGCACGGCAATCAGAtccttcaattccaccacaaagtcGTACCTCGCTGGCCTAGCCCTTTCCCTGGCCAGGCGATttcctcctgctggacccctggGCTAGGGTTTTCTTGTCTCATAGGGGCGCCTCCCATCTGGCTTCttcctccccgtcgtggtctcgttgaccctgacgggttgagcccaCATCTGCGCTCTCGgacgtgagggtacgacgctggtgcgcttctcacacacctctccctcaaAGGCGATATGCTCCACCGCGCGACGCCTTATTTTAGCGAAGGTCCtggggcggttgcgaatgatggattcgcaAAAAGGTCCGGGACACACGCCCTTTctaaatgcgtacacgatcatgggctcttccgtagtaccaacctttactactTGGGCCCCGAAACGGTTGATGTACTCCTTCAAGGTCTCTCCTTGATattgtttcacatcaaacaggtcATACGAAACTGGCGGAAGGGCCCTGTTCGCTAAGTATTGCTCCCTAAACAAACGCGACAGCTGCtggaaggaggtgatatggccgtttggaaggctgatgaaccaatccatggccatccccgtcaaggtgctcataaagagcttgcacctaacggcatcggagccgcctactagcaccatctgcgtgtggaatgcagtgaggtgcgcctgaggatcctccatcccggtgaagatcaccttgggtcccgcgaacgtgatGGGGATCacagcttcaacaatctcctgcgagaagggtgtggaaaactcccttggtggggtgagaaGCTCGGTCTCATTTTGGTCACGTTGCCCTTAGTTAACGCCCAAACCACGGCGCAACTCTTCATTGATACGatggagctcatcgtttctcaCGTGGGAAGccgcgagatccgcctgcatacGCTCTTGCTCCGCCCTTGATTCCGCCATTTCATCTTGCAGCCCCCGCATCAtgtccatgacctgctgcatggacatttcctcGCCTGCTGCGCGCGTGGAACCTTGTCTCGTGCCcctcattcttcactgttttccTCTGAAACTTCCCTAGTTGTTATGGTAGCTCTGATAAATTTCCTGAAACTtgcgatgggactgatgttttaaatcggccccacggtgggcgccaaatgtttcggccggttgacctgggtacgTCTTTGTGCGTaaccttgcccgtcagctagggacaccttccctctggAAATCTGTGgatacctgcaaagaaggacaaatgggcgctctagcggccgtttgcactccaacgctagagtcagctagcaagaaacaccaaaactttgcacctccgtatcggagcaccgtgaatggtactctgaaggtggtaaaggAAATGTGtattgtgtatattttctccttttggcaaacaacctttctccagtcccttgtccgtagcctcaagactcgagcaagcaactagagcgtattctgggaaaatttgccaaaagttctgATCCttcctgttgaccaaaacgctggagctttgcctcgtcaaacttggatcgacgtatgcgccgtgtcagcctccgtccttcaccgcgatccacctcaagaacctgcaaaagaacagaacggcgccgttgcggccgatcgcgctccgacgcccaagtcagcaactgaaccaccaattacttaagagtaaaactcaagaactctaaggaaccgtgaccagttctctctcagtatactcaagaactcgcaagcgtaaagaagacaatctgaacgtgcgtacctcagaagttcgttggaaactcttatatacctggacactttctctctcttggcagttacacatctggacacgtggctcgcatccagctgtacacgtgccatcatctggagcatccttgacttgggcgctacttctgactcttctttggctaagttacttatgcatgatactactcagtgcatagttgccttggagcgcgatctcttctggatggcgagttagggtgccttcgtacacaccttccctgtggtctcgccggccgccttcatgatctgcaccacctgtttcaccgtgtatgctcaagTGCGCTATCTCCCGAGCTCGTTCTCtagccagctgggaaatgaccatctgccttcatcttcggcgatgtccttgcttcggcgatctctaaccactaggtcgcctgggttcgcatctggcgacttcatcttcaacccggtgaccgccggttctggtgtgatggagatcagagcacgccaacttaataactggcgactacacgagccccccgacttccttcccttctgccagccaggcgtcccatcaacacgcctatacaatagctcgatgccacgtcatcacttccgactaccagggcggtacacaagccccccaatcttaagcgaagacttgtccagcgaaaagactaaaggagtcacgtcaataccgatctacgtggcgctggcgcagaattccaaacggttgtactttctgctttcctgacgctccaccaaccactcttccaatcgctcgacacgtggcttcatcaacggtgacctttaattgtcgtttgcgcttccaaaacccattcgaaaaacccttaaacccatttcacttctactgttccatcacttctttgctttctcaaacgcttcaagcttcttctgcaaaaactcacgacgctcttcaacctcctgaatcgtcaacttccttcatcgttcttccgatcataaaaaggtactccctttacttcttctgctgagttttcctgcattttaaccaattcgcatcatccattaactgtctggtgcatacgttgtgggttgtttcttctgtttctcccttttcgtaacttagggcttcgtcttcgttacaacgaaccttcgttc comes from the Phaseolus vulgaris cultivar G19833 chromosome 8, P. vulgaris v2.0, whole genome shotgun sequence genome and includes:
- the LOC137824841 gene encoding uncharacterized protein; the protein is MTNLPIQKVLQKPDVVGRMVRWAVELSEFDIQYEPRGSIKGQIYADFVAELSSRGNQEMESGSQWLLSVDGSSNQQGSGAGIVLEGPNGVLIEQALRFAFKSSNNQAEYEALIAGMLLAKEMGAQSLLVKSDSQLITGQVSGEFLDKDPQMAVYLRYAQLLKGAFNALELVHVPREENARADLLAMLASSGKGGRQRTVIQETLKAPRKFVEDNVLHICRVRGKPRSHRSLTQDKMRAPRIGTYVDAPEEGNHMQVCTLVEGDTWMTPYRRYLADGVLLAEPEEGKKIKRNAARYTLVDGILFRHGRLVSDNGTQFASQQLRNLCAEVGIKQVFALVEHPQTNGQVESANRVLLRGLKRRLEKGKGAWAEEVPRIVWAYHTIPQSSTMETPFRLVYGSDAMIPVEIHESSPHYQNFVAEESNEERRVNLDLLDEAREEARVEGQYSSKVKPRQFQVGNLVMRKAHPYELENKLSPKWTGPFRVTDAKGNGSYNLETLEGGPIPRSWNAANLKFYFN